A genomic region of Tsukamurella pulmonis contains the following coding sequences:
- a CDS encoding DNA-3-methyladenine glycosylase I, with translation MTEHDDGVVIGEDGLARPAWAAEGLLREYYDTEWGMPIRDERGLYERISLEGFQAGLSWATVLRKRPAFRAGFADFDPDAVAAFDEGDVERLMADPGIIRNRQKIEATIGNARAVLALREDGGLVDLVWSFQPERTPAPRTMAEVAATSPESIALSKELRRRGFRFVGPTTMYALMQAVGIVDDHLIGSHRRGSSGVWA, from the coding sequence ATGACGGAACACGACGACGGTGTGGTGATCGGCGAGGACGGTCTGGCGCGACCGGCCTGGGCGGCCGAGGGCCTGCTGCGCGAGTACTACGACACCGAGTGGGGCATGCCGATCCGCGACGAGCGCGGCCTCTACGAACGCATCTCGCTGGAGGGTTTCCAGGCGGGACTGTCGTGGGCCACGGTGCTGCGCAAGCGGCCGGCGTTCCGCGCCGGCTTCGCCGACTTCGATCCCGATGCGGTGGCCGCGTTCGACGAGGGGGACGTCGAGCGCCTGATGGCCGATCCGGGCATCATCCGCAATCGGCAGAAGATCGAGGCCACCATCGGCAACGCCCGCGCCGTCCTCGCGCTGCGCGAGGACGGCGGGCTGGTGGATCTGGTGTGGTCCTTCCAGCCCGAGCGCACCCCGGCCCCGCGCACCATGGCCGAGGTGGCGGCCACGTCGCCGGAGTCGATCGCGCTGTCGAAGGAGCTGCGCCGCCGGGGTTTCCGGTTCGTCGGGCCCACCACCATGTACGCGCTGATGCAGGCGGTGGGCATCGTCGACGATCACCTCATCGGCAGTCACCGGCGGGGCAGCTCCGGCGTGTGGGCCTAG
- a CDS encoding bifunctional proline dehydrogenase/L-glutamate gamma-semialdehyde dehydrogenase: protein MVDSSRPSPSVPTGAVPGSPLSSSGTGAVLGTGPGTDRAVVDAAVGRARRWLQVSRGPRPADVGRREAAATSSLAALLHDPSGVEFTMGFVDQVARPEDDHVAAKALRRLVSPAAGGAPGRAFMSPVDAALLRAGTVAAGIAPSIAMPVARLRLRQLVGHLVFDADGDKLQRRLRRAREAGVRLNLNLLGEAVLGQGEADNRLARTHELLSNPSVDYVSIKVSSVVAQLNPWDLEGNRDRIVERLRPLYRTARDGGKFVNLDMEEYKDLHLTLEVFTALLDEPEFRSLTAGIVLQAYLPDAPGAMARLTEFARRRVAEGGAPIKVRLVKGANLAMERVDAELHDWPLATYGTKADVDADYLRMVDAALRQENADALRIGVASQNLFSVAYAVELAEQRNVQRQLDIEMLQGMAPMEAAAVRADVGSLILYTPVVRTGDFDVAVSYLVRRLEENASSENFLYSMFSPDPGAIALEEERFRTAVARRHAVQDGPNRVQDRGTETVLAQHGPFTGEPDTDPSTPGNRAWACAALARPDDVEPPAQVSDPAAVDGAVAAALEAQRAWAARPASERAAQLHRVADELARRRGDLLTVMSYEAGKTVTEADPEISEAIDFARYYAHSASALQDDEAAFTPHRLVVVTPPWNFPVAIPLGGVLAALAAGAAVIIKPAPQVLRCGTAAIAALHAAGVPEHLVQLVNADEADAGRRLVTHPEADAVVLTGASETAALFRGWRPELELLAETSGKNAMVVTPAADPDLAVNDLVRSAFGHAGQKCSAASLAILVGSVGDSQRFLGQLQDAVRTLAVGEGHDLGTTVGPLIEPAAGKLLRGLTQPAPGERWLVEPRRLDTAGRLWSPGVLDGVAEGSWFHTTELFGPVLGIMRAASLDEALRLQNSTGYGLTAGLHSLDPEEIAHWREKVEAGNLYINRHMTGAIVQRQSFGGWKRSSIGPGAKAGGPNYVAQFGRWADTVVPSAPEVAPTVFSERIIAGARHLTAEDVAWLHAAAASDQRAWDAEFGVEHDPTGLASEANVFRYRPLPHLEVRVGAEARPRDLVRLQLAAARTGTRLDVTASPDAPPLPFDAPVHAAQEYADGLARRAEPVRIRVLGTPEPEVAAAAAAHGHSVLRGQVLLSGRRELLSVLREQAVSTTLHRYGHLTGGTGTA from the coding sequence ATGGTCGATTCGTCCCGTCCGTCCCCGTCCGTGCCCACCGGCGCTGTGCCCGGCTCCCCACTCTCCTCATCCGGCACAGGCGCCGTCCTCGGCACCGGTCCCGGCACCGATCGTGCCGTCGTCGACGCCGCCGTCGGTCGTGCCCGCCGCTGGCTGCAGGTCAGTCGCGGTCCCCGCCCCGCCGACGTCGGGCGGCGCGAAGCGGCCGCCACATCCAGTCTCGCAGCGCTGCTGCATGATCCGAGTGGCGTCGAGTTCACGATGGGCTTCGTCGATCAGGTCGCCCGGCCCGAGGACGATCACGTCGCCGCGAAGGCGCTGCGCCGGCTCGTCTCCCCCGCCGCCGGTGGCGCTCCCGGACGCGCGTTCATGAGCCCCGTCGACGCCGCGCTGCTGCGCGCGGGCACCGTCGCCGCCGGCATCGCCCCGTCGATCGCGATGCCCGTGGCCCGCCTGCGACTGCGGCAGCTGGTGGGGCACTTGGTCTTCGACGCCGACGGCGACAAGCTGCAGCGCCGCCTGCGCCGCGCCCGCGAGGCCGGGGTGCGGCTGAACCTCAACCTGCTCGGCGAGGCCGTGCTCGGCCAGGGCGAGGCCGACAACCGGCTCGCCCGCACCCACGAGCTGCTCTCGAACCCGTCCGTGGATTACGTCTCGATCAAGGTGAGTTCCGTCGTCGCGCAGCTCAACCCGTGGGATCTCGAGGGCAACCGGGACCGGATCGTCGAGCGACTGCGACCGCTGTACCGCACCGCCCGCGACGGCGGGAAGTTCGTCAATCTCGACATGGAGGAGTACAAGGACCTCCACCTGACCCTCGAGGTCTTCACCGCGCTCCTCGACGAGCCCGAGTTCCGTTCCCTCACCGCCGGAATCGTGCTCCAGGCCTACCTTCCCGACGCTCCCGGCGCGATGGCCCGGCTCACGGAGTTCGCCCGGCGCCGCGTGGCCGAGGGCGGCGCGCCGATCAAGGTGCGCCTGGTCAAGGGCGCCAACCTCGCGATGGAGCGGGTGGACGCCGAGCTGCACGACTGGCCGCTCGCGACCTACGGCACCAAGGCCGACGTCGACGCGGACTACCTGCGGATGGTGGACGCCGCGCTGCGGCAGGAGAACGCCGACGCTCTGCGCATCGGCGTCGCCTCGCAGAACCTTTTCTCCGTGGCGTACGCGGTCGAGTTGGCGGAGCAGCGGAACGTGCAGCGGCAGTTGGACATCGAGATGCTGCAGGGCATGGCGCCGATGGAGGCCGCCGCCGTCCGCGCGGACGTGGGTTCGCTGATCCTCTACACCCCGGTCGTGCGGACCGGGGACTTCGACGTGGCCGTGAGCTACCTGGTGCGGCGCCTGGAGGAGAACGCGTCGAGCGAGAACTTCCTGTACTCCATGTTCAGCCCCGACCCGGGCGCGATCGCCCTGGAGGAGGAGCGCTTCCGCACGGCCGTCGCGCGCCGCCACGCGGTGCAGGACGGGCCGAACCGCGTGCAGGACCGCGGCACCGAGACGGTGCTCGCACAGCACGGCCCGTTCACCGGCGAGCCGGACACCGACCCGTCCACCCCCGGCAACCGGGCCTGGGCCTGCGCCGCCCTCGCGCGGCCGGACGATGTCGAACCCCCTGCGCAGGTGAGTGATCCGGCCGCAGTCGACGGAGCCGTCGCGGCGGCGCTCGAGGCCCAGCGGGCGTGGGCGGCGCGGCCGGCGAGCGAGCGGGCGGCCCAGTTGCACCGTGTCGCCGACGAGCTCGCGCGGCGCCGCGGCGACCTGCTCACCGTGATGTCGTACGAGGCGGGCAAGACCGTCACCGAGGCGGATCCCGAGATCTCCGAGGCCATCGACTTCGCCCGGTACTACGCGCACAGCGCGTCGGCGCTGCAGGACGACGAGGCCGCGTTCACGCCGCACCGGCTGGTGGTCGTCACCCCGCCGTGGAACTTCCCCGTCGCGATCCCGCTCGGCGGCGTGCTGGCCGCCCTCGCCGCCGGCGCGGCCGTCATCATCAAGCCCGCCCCGCAGGTCCTGCGCTGCGGCACCGCCGCGATCGCCGCCCTGCACGCCGCGGGAGTCCCCGAGCACCTCGTGCAGCTCGTCAACGCCGACGAGGCCGATGCCGGTCGCCGGCTGGTCACCCACCCCGAGGCCGACGCGGTCGTGCTCACCGGGGCCAGCGAGACCGCGGCCCTGTTCCGCGGCTGGCGGCCCGAGCTCGAGCTGCTGGCCGAGACGTCCGGCAAGAACGCGATGGTGGTGACGCCGGCCGCCGACCCCGATCTCGCGGTGAACGACCTGGTGCGCAGCGCCTTCGGGCACGCCGGACAGAAGTGCTCCGCGGCTTCGCTCGCGATCCTCGTGGGCAGTGTCGGCGACTCGCAGCGCTTCCTCGGCCAGCTGCAGGACGCAGTCCGCACCCTCGCCGTGGGCGAGGGGCACGACCTCGGCACCACGGTCGGCCCGCTCATCGAACCCGCTGCGGGCAAGCTGCTGCGCGGGCTCACGCAGCCCGCTCCGGGCGAGCGCTGGCTCGTCGAGCCTCGCCGCCTCGACACGGCCGGCCGCCTCTGGTCGCCCGGCGTGCTCGACGGAGTCGCCGAGGGCAGCTGGTTCCACACCACCGAGCTCTTCGGCCCGGTGCTCGGCATCATGCGCGCCGCGAGCCTCGACGAGGCGCTGCGCCTGCAGAACTCCACCGGGTACGGCCTCACCGCCGGCCTGCACAGCCTCGACCCCGAGGAGATCGCCCACTGGCGCGAGAAGGTGGAGGCGGGCAACCTCTACATCAACCGGCACATGACCGGAGCCATCGTGCAGCGGCAGTCCTTCGGCGGCTGGAAGCGCTCCTCGATCGGCCCGGGCGCCAAGGCCGGAGGACCCAACTACGTGGCCCAGTTCGGGCGGTGGGCCGACACCGTCGTGCCGTCCGCACCCGAGGTCGCGCCGACGGTGTTCAGCGAGCGGATCATCGCCGGAGCGCGGCACCTCACCGCGGAGGACGTGGCCTGGCTGCACGCCGCGGCCGCGTCCGACCAGCGGGCGTGGGACGCCGAGTTCGGCGTCGAGCACGACCCGACGGGACTGGCGAGTGAGGCGAACGTCTTCCGCTACCGGCCGCTCCCCCACCTCGAGGTGCGCGTGGGCGCGGAGGCCCGCCCCCGCGACCTGGTGCGGCTGCAGCTCGCCGCGGCCCGCACCGGCACCCGGCTCGACGTGACGGCGAGCCCCGACGCCCCGCCGCTGCCCTTCGACGCGCCGGTACACGCGGCGCAGGAGTACGCCGACGGCCTCGCCCGGCGGGCCGAACCCGTGCGCATCCGCGTGCTCGGGACCCCCGAACCGGAGGTGGCCGCCGCCGCGGCCGCGCACGGGCACAGTGTGCTCCGCGGACAGGTGCTGCTCTCCGGCCGCCGCGAGCTGCTCAGCGTGCTGCGCGAGCAGGCCGTGAGCACCACGCTGCACCGCTACGGGCACCTCACCGGAGGGACCGGCACCGCGTAG